In Tenrec ecaudatus isolate mTenEca1 chromosome 4, mTenEca1.hap1, whole genome shotgun sequence, a single window of DNA contains:
- the RAP2B gene encoding ras-related protein Rap-2b: MREYKVVVLGSGGVGKSALTVQFVTGSFIEKYDPTIEDFYRKEIEVDSSPSVLEILDTAGTEQFASMRDLYIKNGQGFILVYSLVNQQSFQDIKPMRDQIIRVKRYERVPMILVGNKVDLEGEREVSYGEGKALAEEWSCPFMETSAKNKASVDELFAEIVRQMNYAAQPNGDEGCCSACVIL, from the coding sequence ATGAGAGAGTACAAAGTGGTGGTGCTGGGCTCGGGCGGCGTGGGCAAGTCGGCGCTCACCGTGCAGTTCGTGACGGGCTCCTTCATCGAGAAGTACGACCCCACCATCGAGGACTTCTACCGCAAGGAGATCGAGGTGGACTCCTCGCCGTCGGTGCTGGAGATCCTGGACACGGCGGGCACGGAGCAGTTCGCGTCCATGCGGGACCTGTACATCAAGAACGGCCAGGGCTTCATCCTCGTGTACAGCCTGGTcaaccagcagagcttccaggacaTCAAGCCCATGCGGGACCAGATCATCCGCGTGAAGCGGTACGAACGCGTGCCCATGATCCTGGTGGGCAACAAGGTGGACCTGGAGGGCGAGCGCGAGGTCTCCTACGGCGAGGGCAAGGCCCTGGCCGaggagtggagctgccccttcATGGAGACGTCGGCCAAAAACAAAGCCTCGGTCGACGAGCTCTTCGCCGAGATCGTGCGGCAGATGAACTACGCGGCGCAGCCCAACGGCGACGAGGGCTGCTGCTCGGCCTGCGTGATCCTCTGA